The region AATAACGACAGACCTCTACTGCTTTGTAATAGGGAAAACtgcaaatcgcagtgtatcaaatacttgttccccactGTAGGTGCGTAGGGTAGGTTAGTAGTGTAGTACGCTGTGCTGTAGTGTACTGGTATTAGTGTAGGTAGCTGTAGTGTAGGTAGCTGTAGTGTATTGTAGGATGTTAGTGTAGGGTATGTTCATAGTGTAGGTACTTAGTGTAATGGTACGTAGTGTGAAGTCTAGTGTACGAGAGTAGGTAGGTGTAGGTAGCTGTAGTGTAGAGTATAGTGTAGGTAGCTGTAGTGTATATTAGTGTAGGTAGCGTAGGTAAGATATTAGTGTAGGTAATGTGGTAGTAGTAGCGTAGGATTAGGTGTAAGTAGCTGTAGTGTAGGTAGCTGTAGTGTAGGTACTGTAGTGTAGGTATTAGTGTAGGTAGCTGTAGTGTAGGTATGTAGTGTAGGTAATTAGTGTGAGGTATTAGTGTAGGTAACTGTGAGTGTAGGTTTAGTGTAGAGGTATTAGTGTAGGTAGCTGTAGTGTAGTATTAGTGTAGGTAGCTGTAGTGTAGGTTTATGTGGTGTAGTTAGGTAGTAGTTGTAGATATTAGTATAAGGTAGTAGTGTAGGATTGTAGCTGTAGTGTAAGCTGTAGTGTAGGGAGCTGTAGTGTAGGGAGCTGTGGTGTAGGGAGTGTAGTGTAGGGAGCTGTGGTGTAGGGAGCTGTAGTGTAGGGAGCTGATTGGTGTAGGGAGCTGTAGTGTAGGATGTAGCTGTAGAGGAGCTGTAGTGTAGGGAGCTGTGGTGTAGGGAGCTTGTGTAGGGAGCTGTGGTGTAGGAGCTGTAGTGTAGGGAGCTGTAGTTGTAGGAGCTGTGGTGTAGGGAGCTGTGGTGGTAGGGAGCTGTGGTGTAGGGAGCTGTAGTGTAGGGAGCTGTTGGTGTAGGGAGCTGTGTGTTAGGGCTGTGGTGTAGGGAGCTGTGGGTGTATGGGAGCTGTAGTGTAGGGAGCGTGGGTGTAGGGAGCTGTGGTGTAGGGAGCTGTGGTGTAGGGAGCTGTGGATGTAGGGAGCGTGTGTGATAGGGAAGCTGTGGTGTAGAGGGTGTGAGGGAGCTGTGGTGTAGTCTACACCGCTGAGATGTAGTGGGCTGTAGAGGGCTGTAGTGGGCTGTAGAGGGCTGTAGAGGGCTGTAGTGGGCTGTAGAGGGCTGTAGAGGGCTGTAGATGGCGCTGTAGAGGGCTGTAGTGGGCCGGAGTGGGCTGAGTGCTACGTAGTGGGCTGTAGTGGGCCGTAGTGGGTGTAGAGGCACTGGAGGAGAAACAAAATTGTTGGTCCGCTAAAGGACGAATAGTCCTTGTTGGGCACAGAGGCGGGCGACTTCACAAGCGTATTGATGGATGGCGTTAACTACAGCATCGCATATTAATAACAGATGTATACTAAGAATACTGTGTTAAAAGTAGATGATGATAGGGAAGTGTATCAGAATGCGGAGTGCTTGTTTCTGTAAGGTTGAAGTATCACGGTACTGTCGGTAGAAGAGGTGATACCAGCAGTGGCTGGTCGGGCTGTAGTCTAGACAGGCAGGGTAGAACACATTTCTAAAggacagacctctctctgtccagCTGCGTGAAGGCAGACAACATTGCTTtccaattcaaattgaaatacttGTATCAATAACGCACCCTCAACGATACAGAGCTAGAGATTTATTTTAATCGATGACGTTCATTGaacatgtattgttgttctggaacgtagccctgtttttcttttgtgttctggaacgttgccctgtttctttgtgttctggaacgtagcctgtttctttgtgtccTGGGGAACgttagccctgtttctttgtgctggatcgtagccctgtttctttgtgttctggatcGTAGCCCTTTCCTTTGGTGTCTGGAAGTAGCCCTGTTTCTTGTGTTTCGAACGTTGCcctgttttgttgtgtttctggaacgttgccctgtttctttgtgttctggatcGCTAGCCCTGTTTCTTGTTGTTCTGGATCGTAGCCCtgtgttctttgtgttctggaacgtaggcCCTTTTTCGTTAGGGTTATATGGTGCTTAGAGAGGAGGAGTGCTGAGCGTTATCTGCTGGGTGGGTAGTGGATTACTGGTGCTGGGTATTGGTGTTGATAGGTGTCTGGGTGGTGAGAGGCTTATGTGGCTGGGTTATTGTCAACAGTcgtctttatcgatggcggttatgatatcgtttagcaccttgagcgtggctgaggtgcacccatgaccagctctgaaaccagattgcatagcggagaaggtacggtggaattgGAAATggccggtgatctgtttgttaactagAATAGCAGTATCGACTATCATAAtgtcgtgacgttgtattgaTTGTGACGACTGCTGTTCATCGAATGATTAACTGTTGATAATTACATGATTCAATTAATCAGGTAATCATTAACTCAGTAACCTGaggcaccatgggaaaagttCATTTTTAATGAGTGTcagtttcccaaattaactcaaagaatatcagaatatcgattctACAACAGTCGCCAATTAAttaatttcctctacagtctcattaTGAACGTTGCATAATTCGttgaatctgcacaaacccgagtctcACTAAATaagaaacaggtccctagcggaccaacacaatatgacacgttACACAAAATGGGGATTTATAGAGAGTGCATGTGAGAAAAgcacacttggatacatttgtaaactatgcttagtttagCCCTAACACCTTACCccaaactgccgctcttatgggtcagaatataatgatgtaattacttgtGGAGGGTCTCCGATGGGGTGTCCCTTCGTGGACCGAGTTCACCTTCTCCTCTGATGTCAACTCCTCTTTGGTTACCGCAactctctgattgtccacaagatgtcagtgtcctttctcttagtggtctgtttcctcACCTTTGTTCTGAAAGTGGGTCTTCGGAGTACGTTTCCAACCTTTATGGCAAGTTCTCTGAGCGTATGTAGTTACGAGGCAAGGCGTCAAGGTTGTCCTCTGATCAAGTTTAGACAACTAATTTCACAGTTCacttttacaaaaacattctctttgatctggacattttacACACAATGTACAATATGTAAACGTGCATATTATGGAAACTCTTCAAGTTGcaatgttttcgttataacgtcgtcatttaacttttaataacataacaaatacgacatacattttcatattccatctatcgttaTTACCATTTTGGCTGATGAATTATTTGTCCCGAAGTCCATTTATTGCAAGTTACCGTTCTGAGTTAGATTCTCCATAGGGCCCACTCACACATTCCAATCCTTCACACTGAAAGGACAAAGGatttggccatgcacgcctccaactcaatcatcaagtttgcagacgacataacacaacagtagtgggcttgattacgacgagacggcctacagggaggaggtgagggccctcggagtgtggtgtcaggaaaataaacaagcaaaacaaaagagatgatcgtggacttcaggaaacagcagagggaacacccccctATCAACATCGACGGGATaacagtggagagggtggaaagttaagttcctctgtggtcataacactgacaaactgaaatggtccaggcacacagacagtgtggtgaagaaggcgcaacagtgcctctccaacttggggcggcagcgtagcctagtggttagagcgttgggctagtaaccgaaatgttgcaagttcaaacccccgagctgacaaggtacacatctgtcgttctgcccctgaacactgttcctaggccgtcattgaaaataagaatttgttcttaactgacttgcctagttaaataaaggtaaaatcaaataaaaaacctcaggaggctgaacatttttggcttgtcactgaaaaccctcactaacttttacagaagcacaattgagagcatcctgtcgggctgtatcaccgcctggtacggcaactgctccaccctcaaccgcaaggctctccagagggtagtgaggtctgcacaacgcatcaccgggggcaaactacctgccctccaggacacctacaccatccgatgtcacaggaaggccataaagatcatcaaggacaacaaccacccgagccactgcctgttcaccccgctatcatccagaaggcgaggtcagttcaggtgcatcaaagcagggaccgagagactgaaaaacagcttctatctcaaggccatcagattgttaaacagccaccactagcagagagaggcggctgcctacctacggacttgatatcattggccactttaataaatacaacactagtcactttaataatgtcactttaagaatgtttacatctcacattactcatctcatatgtatataatgtatactgtgtccttcactatctattctttaccatctattgcatcttagccgctctgtcactgctcatccatatattttatatttatatattctcatcccattcctttactagattgtgtgtattaggttttgttgtggagttgttagatattaggttttgttgtggaatttgttagatattaggtgttagatattacctgttagatactgctgcactgtcagatctagaagcatttcactacactcacaataacatctgctaaccatgtgtatgtgaccaataacatttgatttgattttgtctgctgccttaCGATTTACAATGGGCATGAGGTGCCATAAAACCACCCACCtctggtgggtgtgagagataTCTCTGTAGGACTGTGGTCCAAGGTAACCTGAGCTATCTTTGTAGGACTGTGGTCCAAGTACTTGTAGCTATCTCTGTAGGACTGTGGTCCAAGGTAACCTGAGCTATCTCTTGTGAGGACTGTGGTCCAAGGTAACCTGAGCTATCTCTGTAGGACTGTGGTCCAAGGTAACCTGAGCTATCTCTGTAGGACTGTGGTCCAAGGTAAACTGAGCTATCTCTGTAGGACTGTGGTCCAAGGTAATCTGAGCGTATCTCTGTAGGACTGTGGTCCAAGGTAACCTGAGCTATCTCTGTAGGACTGTGGTCAAGGTAACCTGAGCTATCTCTGTGGACTGGTGGTCCAAGGTAACCTGACTCGAAACAGGGCCAGTCTtgacaattaaataacattaACCCTAACCAATACATGATTCCGGCCCGAAACCATGCCCGCCCATACATGACCCCGCCCCGCCACACATGACCCGCCCCCGCCCACAAATGACCCCGCCCACAACATGACCCCGCCCCAACATGGACCCCGCCCCGCCAACAAGACTGCTATGACAACAGGACAGCCATGAGGTCAGTCAGCACATGTATCAACAATTAGTTGATGACTTTTCATCGAGAACATATAACGTGCAATTTATACTTCATCTAATTTGGTGCGAGTGAGTTCACCATGAAGTCAGCACAGTGTTATGTATTTAGCAATCAGCAGATAACTTTCTTCCATTGCAACTTCTCATAAACATTATGAATGATCATTCAGACATTCAGAGGGCTCAATCTGTATTGGAATAGGAGTCACTGTGGTATGTTTGAGACACTGCCCTCAACCAGTCGGTATCAGACTGCTTGCAGTGTAGTTGTATTGAAGCATACAAGTGGGTTAGTGTGTAACggaatgtgaaatggctagctagttagcatacaATGGGTTAGTGTAACGGGATGTGAAATGGGCTAAGTAGTTAGCATACAATGGGATTAGTGTAACGGAGTGTgaaattggctagctagttagcatacaATGGGTTAGTGTAACGTGGTATGTGAATCGTAGCGTTAGTTAGCATTTACAAATTGGTTAGTGgataacggatgtgaaatggctaagctagttagcattaCAATGGGTGAGTGTAactggatgtgaaatggctagctagtttagcctgtGTGGCGGCTGAATagagcgtttcaatcggttacggtTCACTCGCTtggagaccttgaagtagtggttcccttgctctgcaagggccgcgggcctttgtggagcgatgggtaacgacgcttcgtggcgtgactgttgttgtgatgtgtgcagGGGTCCCTGGTTCGCTGCCCGTgtcgaggggacggtctaaagttaaactgttacattagcAAATGTTCTAACAACttttaatatgttttatggaaaaaggGTTGGAAATATGTGTttccataatgacaatctaaatagcctacctacaactggtcAAATGTTGTCACGATGTGCACTCGTGCTGCCGCTCGTCTCCCTCTCACCTCGCCCTCACACTCACTACGTGctgcctctgtctcctcttcactCAGTGCTTGCCTCGtctcctctcactcacactcGTGCTGCCTCGtctcctctcactcacactcGTGGCTGCCTCGtctcctctcactcacactcGTGCTGCCTCGTCTCCTCTCCACTCTACACTCGTGCTGCCTCGtctcctctcactcacactcGTGCTGCCTCGtctcctctcactcacactcGTGCTGCCTCGtctcctctcactcacactcagtgttgccaacttagcgacttttaggacagccaatagctactttccttactgaggagttggcaacactgctcaCACTCTGCTGCCTCCTGCAGCGCTCAGTCTCAACACACACCTCTCACTCAGCAACAGCCTCCTAAAATAATGTTGTGTTTACCTgcgagtttttctttatttctattagCGTCCCTACAGTCCTATCACCGGCGTTGCTGCCTTTATAAATCGTCCACGTTGGACCCATATGATTGACAGCTAAACAGCCAAGGCATGAAAACAGATGAGGTAGCTAGATATTAGCCTCGTCACGGGGCGTTTTCGAATTAAAAGCCTCCTGCATTCCTCCCTTGAAGTAGCGTAATGATTGATCTGATATATGTGTAAYCACATACCTTTCCCCTATCCATCAACCAACAGGTGCATCCCATATCGGAAATGGTATCATTATAAATGAATTGATACAGATATTGATTTGCTATCCTCTCCCTGACTTTGTAGATGTGTAGGCCTAAATGTTGAATAGACTTTTGATTAGATATCAATGTGCCATTATGTGACTGATACGTACCTGCCGGTTAGTCTTTTCACCGATATTCTTTAAATCATCCAGAATAAAACTCTTTACCTGCATTGTCGACGACAACCTATGGAGGGCGCTATATGCAGTGATACCAACGTAGCAATtgtgttgctagatttagcaacttttcagattACCCTGGCgacttttttttcaaacagcacctagcaacaaatgtagctacttttaaaaatgtatttggaacttttagcaacttttgaaaagtgactcaaacgctaaaatgcacgcattttcactctaaatgacacaaaaacaattttctgtcacaacacacgtgcctggctgcaaaagtgcattgtgagtgacagcagcaatttcagcaaattgcaaatcattgttgtctgactgcagcagcagttgTACTGGTTCGACGAGCCAACCCCAATGAATATAtttggtcacgaatgtttgatcttgaacagaacttacaacatcaatcaacatgtctacaatcaaaattgtacagaaaagagtgggaacagaaaagagtgggagtcggTACCTGAACAAATGTCTAATCATATTTTttgccagtcaatttgagtaacgttattgtatATTTtacgtaatgacgcagttttacgttatcacgcaatgacatcacaacgtcatttagcaacttttagcaacaaatcaatCTGCGTCTAACAATttaccctgaaaattagttggcaacactggctatatatatatatatatatgtaaagtGTGCTTTGGACTTGCCTCGCCTATTCACACATTTAATTTAAGCCCACCATTTGTGTCACTTATGGGAAAATGTGTGATCAATGATGACTTCAGAAATTAGAGAGACTTCGCCACCAATTGCTGCTGGTGTATGGATAGCTGTCATATCAAGTTTCATCAATGGATCGACGTTTGTGCTTCAAAAAAAGGGAATATTACGATCCCGTAAAAGAGGTAGagtgttggggggaaaaaatcccaAAGTATAATCATGTTTGTAGGGTCATTTGTTGGCTACAATGTTGTAAGATCCTCAGACACAGTAAATACATCATCTCTTAAAACAACTATATTCGGTTCCTTGTGACTGGTTCGCGATTTTCCTGCAAAAAAACATGAATGCTGCTTTCGTGGCAAAATTGGACATTGGAAATCAGAGGGTGACTACTGTACTGTTAATAACACAAACACTGCAtgtatttcataattttttaggTGGGTCGTATCTAAAAGATGGCGTATGGTGGAGCGGTACACTCTCCAGTAAGTAGCCGAGCTAACAGTGCCACCTGCCATTTATTAGCTGTAGTACATCCTCATGGATAATTCTGTCACACACCCTATTTAAcctaataataaagacattttactACTACATTAACTATCACTACTCACCGATTGCGTTTATTTCATTGATCATATTTCATGAATTCCATTGACCTCTGAACTCTTCCCGAACAAGTGATTGTGGGACAGATTGGGAACTTCCTGGCCTATAACGCAGCCCCTGCTGTTGTGGTCACACCTTTAGGAGCCCTGGGGGTGCTGTTTGGGTGAGTTAATGTTATCATTCAGTGTGTGACTACTATTGTCTTTTGTTTTCTGGTGGGAGTGTTTATAGTGATGTGATGTTTGTTACAGTACAGGAGTGTTTACAGTGATGTTTGTTACAGTAGCAGGAGTGTTTTACAGTGATGTTGTTACAGTACAGGAGTGTTTTATTAAGTGATGTGATGTTTGTTACAGTACAGGAAGTGTTTTCAGTGGATGTTTTGTTACAGTACAGGAGTGTTTTAGTGATGTGATGTTTGTTACAGTACAGAGAGTGTTTACAGTGATGTTTGTTACAGTACAGGAGTGTTTATAGTGATGTGATGTTTGTTACAGTACAGGAGTGTTTACAGTGATGTTTGCTACAGTACAGGAGTGTTTACAAGTGATGTTTGTTACGTACAGGAGTGTTTACAGTGATGTTTGTTACAGTACAGGAGTGTTTATAGTGATGTGATGTTTGTTACAGTACAGGAGTGTTTACATGATGTTTGCTAGCAGTACAGGAGTGTTTACAGTGATGTTGTTACAGTAAAGGAGTGTTTACAGTGATGTTTGTTACAGTACAGGAGTGTTTTATAGTGATGTTTGCTACAGTACAGGAGTGTTTACAGTGATGTTTGCTAAAGTACAGGAGTGTTTACAGTGATGTTTGTTACAGTACAGGAGTGTTTTACAGTGATGTTTGTTACAGTACAGGAGTGTTTACAGTGATGTTTGTTACAGTTAGCAGGAGTGTTTACAGTGAATGTTTGTTACAGTACAGGAGGTGTCTTACTAGTGATGTTTGCTACAGTACAGGAGTGTTTACAGTGATGTTTGCTACAGTACAAGGAGTGTTTACAGTGATGTTTGCTACAGTACAGGAGTGGTTTACAGTGATGTTTGCTCGCAGTACAGGAGTGTTTACAGTGATGTTGTTACAGTAACAGGAGTGTTTACAGTGATGTTTGTTTACAGTACAGGAGTGTTTACAGTGATGTTGTTGCTACAGTACAGGAGTGTTTTACAGTGATGTTTTGTACAGTACAGGAGTGTTTACAGTGATGTTTGTTACAGTACAGGAGTGTTTACAGTGATGTTTGTTACAGTACAGGAGTGTTTACAGTGATGTTTTGTTACAGTACAGGAGTGTTTCCAGTGATGTTTGTTACAGTACAGGAGTGTTTACAGTGATGTTTGTTACAGTACAGGAGTGTTTTACAGTGATGTTTGCTACAGTACAGGAGTGTTTACAGTGATGTTTGTTACAGTACAGGAGTGTTTACAGTGATGTTTGTACAGTACAAGGAGTGTTTAACAGTGATGTTTGTTACAGTACAGGAGTGTTTACAGTGATGTTTTGTTACATACAGGAGTGTTTACAGTGATGTTTGCTACAGTACAGGAGTGTTTACAGTGATGTGATCtttgcctagctagctaactgcaaGCCTCTCTGTTTTGATCACTAAAATGGTTGCTTTGTGATCCAGGGCTGTTCTGGCCTCCTATATCCTCCAGGAACAGCTGAATGTCCTGGGGAAGctgggctgtgtgttgtgttgctgtggtTCTGTCGTGCTCATCATTCACTCCCCTAAATCCGAGAGCGTCACCTCTAGTCTGGAGCTGGAAGACAGGCTTGCTGATCCAGGTGGGTGGGACCTGGTATTACATCCCAAAtggatccctattccctatatagtgcactactttagaccagagcctattccctatatagtgcactcctttagaccagagtcctattccctatatagtgcactactttaggccagagccctattccctatatagtgcactactatagaccagagccctattccctatatagtgcgctactttagaccagaaccctattccctatatagtgcgctactttagaccagaaccctattccctatatagtacactactttagaccagagcccataggaccgatagggtgctattttgggacacatccattCACTGCTCTTATATGATCAGATAGGTCCATTTCACATAGTTTCCATGTTATTTGTGTAACAGTGCATTTAACTGTCCTCGTCAAGAATTCTTATTAATGTTGTTGAAGAGGGGTTCTTTATCTGCTTGAATGACAATGGAAGTTGTAGATTACCGCCTAAATAGACAAACCCAAAAGTAAATATTTTTCATGAGATGGCCGTAAACAATAACTAATAATGCGCCATTGTTCTAGAAAAGTCTATGACCATTCTGTTAAAAATAGTTATACATTGCTGAAGTGTACTCCCTTTTGAGGACTAGTACCAAATATTATGAAAAATCATACATCATTTTTTCCCCATGTTCAACAAGAGTGGGGTAAATATGGCTTGAAATGATTCAAATGCTTTCTAAGTATAATGACAATCTAATTActtactataagatttcacctttcttataactgtaaaataagtATGATCATACTTAAGTGACAGTACAAAATTGGCACCATTTCATATAACTGATGACAGAGAATGTTCTGCCCTGTGTCCTCTGAGATGCCCAGACACCATTCTGCATCACTCTGTTACCAAGACAAAGTGGTCTTGTTCCAATTCTAcaaaattattttatatattttcatgTTGAGAGCTCCAAATCCGTCTTGAGAAAAATCACTGGGAGATGTTCCTTTAGGCTCTCCCCTTTCATATTGAAAATGGGGCTCCGAGGTTCACAGCCAGAGGATATTCAATCCTTTGTTTGGATGGGCCAGGACAAGGGACATGTCTGAGCCTGAACCGGGAGAGTCAGCTCCTCGCAGGCAGCGCCTAAACCGGGAGACTCCGCTCCTCGCAGGCAGCGCCTAAACCGGGAGACTCAGCTCTTTTGCTGTATGGGCTAACCACTTTGTACATTTCCGTGTACAAAGCACTCTGTGAACGGTGCAAAGTCAATTGCTGTGACCTCAATTGACGTTGCACCGTTCACAGAGTGCTTTGTGCACGGACATGTTAGTTGGAACCGGCCCAGACCTGCTCAAAGTCCTCTAAATAAGGACTTTACATCAAACTTCAATTGAGAGTAATTCTGAGGTGTGTctgaatttttttaatttttttttaatttcacctttatttaaccaggtaggctagttgagaacaagttctcatttgcaactgcgacctggccaagataaagcatagcagtgtgaacagacaacaacacagagttacacatggagtaaacaataaacaagtcaataacatggtagaaaaaaagaaaaaaagagaatctatatacaatgtgtgcaaaaggcatgaggaggtaggcaataaatcagataattacaatttagcagattaacactggagtggtatgAATGTTTTCTCTCCGTGCAGTGTTCGTCACCTATTCCTTGTTGGTGGTCCTACTACTGGTTGTGCTGATCGTGTGGGTGGCCCCAGCTCACGGCACGTCCAACATCATGGTGTACGTATCCATCTGCTCCCTCCTGGGGAGTTTCACAGTCCCCAGCAGTAAGGGTCTGGGCCTGGCCGCCCAGGATGCCTTCAGCGGGGGTCCTTCCAGCAGCCGAGCCCTAGGTCTCTTCCTGGGTCTACTGGGAACCCTGTCCGTCAGCATCCTCGTCCAGTTCACCTTCATCAACAAGGCTCTGGAGCACTATAGCTCCAACATGTTTGAAGCCATTTACTACGTGACTTTCACCTCTACGGTCCTCACAGCTTCGGCCATCTTGTTCAGAGAGTGGACCGCGGTGGGTTTAGTAGACTGCCTGGGCATGCTGTGTGGGCTAACCACGGTGGCCGTAGGGGTCCTGCTGCTTCGCTTCTCCTCAGAGGCCTCACTCACCTGGAAGCAAGCTGCTAAAGGACCAGATAAAAGGGATTAATCAGAGGCTTGTCCGTCTCAGGGAGAGTAATGCAGTGTTTATTGGTTAATTTGGGGccacatttttttaaaatattgaaTAACATATATAATTGTATTGTGAATTGCATTGTATCTAATAAAATACTTGAATGTAAGTGTAAGAATCTTACTGTGGATTTGCGAACAACATATCTGTTGTGTAATATTTTGTTGCTCGCCATTCTCAAGGGCTCAATGATCGGCATATGAAGTAATGTCCTGTTGTGTTCAAACACTTAAAGTAGCATTGTTGCTGTTGAATGTGCTAGATGTTTGCTATTGTAACACTTGTCAGTCAGTGTCAATCCATGTGGACTGGCTGTAACTTAAAGAACCTAACTCCGGTGCCGATTGAAAAGTCTAATTTCATTACAACTTACAACATGTGGTCAACCTTGTCAGTACGGGGTCATCTTTTATAATTAAGTGaaattaactcaatgatttttgTAATTTActacaataaaatgcaaaaaaaaagtattctTATCTTGTGACGTGTTTGCAAATGCAGTTAACCTCCAACAACTGTGCCGATGACGTGGCAGTCGATTAGGCATCTCCCGTGCATCTCTTATTCAGAGAGGGTTAAATGCATTCTGTGTTGCAACTGACTacgtatcccctttcccttcgcGGGGGAGAGGAGTTGAACCACTTAGTCATTTCACTACAGCAGACCTTCTAAATATGTGGATCAGATTATGTGGtctaacacacacataacagGTTATGACCGCTACCCACACGTCCTCTTTGTGAGAAACTGtaccaaaataacattttattattttaaagtCTTCAGTCCCTTCATGTCCACTGACCATTCGGTTCATTTGTAAAACCGTAGAACTTTGCCTATTCACACAAGCATCGTGGGCCATTGAATTATTTAGAGAGTCATTCTAGACAGTCACAACAGTGCATGTTGTGTGGCGGGGGATCTGGGACTCTTTTTTTTGTCACGTTGGGTCTTAGGACTCACAAAGGCTGGAGAGAAAAGTGGAACAACATTTTGGTTGTATCTCTGCAGGTAATGTTAGATATTATTCTCACTAATTCAATAACTGTAGTttattatattttgatgtgtgttatTGCAGCTCTGAAGAAGCACTGTTTGTTGAATATC is a window of Salvelinus sp. IW2-2015 unplaced genomic scaffold, ASM291031v2 Un_scaffold4555, whole genome shotgun sequence DNA encoding:
- the nipa1 gene encoding magnesium transporter NIPA1; the protein is MMTSEIRETSPPIAAGVWIAVISSFINGSTFVLQKKGILRSRKRGGSYLKDGVWWSGTLSMIVGQIGNFLAYNAAPAVVVTPLGALGVLFGAVLASYILQEQLNVLGKLGCVLCCCGSVVLIIHSPKSESVTSSLELEDRLADPVFVTYSLLVVLLLVVLIVWVAPAHGTSNIMVYVSICSLLGSFTVPSSKGLGLAAQDAFSGGPSSSRALGLFLGLLGTLSVSILVQFTFINKALEHYSSNMFEAIYYVTFTSTVLTASAILFREWTAVGLVDCLGMLCGLTTVAVGVLLLRFSSEASLTWKQAAKGPDKRD